A part of Terriglobia bacterium genomic DNA contains:
- a CDS encoding S8 family serine peptidase, translating to MRQNARQHFRVALILAIFLITVPLQAATGDICILRTSASSLQTVLNKYNLQLLGSVDGAHDVYLVQEPVTASPLNMDAIVKADPAVQNFEELVPAVIPESPATLQAGTMSPSTGSLANLASSQSFVNYAGDSVWSSYVNQPAANIINLSNAHQYATGKGTIAIIDTGVDPNHPVLKRWVTTGYDFVNNVMGSASEWVDLSQSTVAFLDQSTVAFLDGSNQAVLNQSTVAFLDQSTVAFLDTNNLPVAFGHGTMVAGIVHLVAPTAKIMPLKAFRADGTSNSYDIIRAIYFAVDHGADVINMSFSMASPSTELVRAINYAADHGVICVASAGNAGSDTLSFPAALRNVIGVASTAWNDSRSAFSNYGSGLVALAAPGEAIVTTYPGNHYAAVWGTSFSAPFVSGAPALIEQLYSNTSYNSSMNSLSHAKQLTTDLGFGRLDLYQALTYLQKN from the coding sequence ATGAGACAAAACGCAAGACAACATTTCCGGGTTGCCCTTATTTTGGCTATTTTCCTGATCACGGTTCCGCTTCAGGCCGCTACCGGCGATATCTGTATTCTGCGGACGAGCGCCTCCTCATTGCAGACTGTGCTGAACAAGTACAACCTGCAACTCCTTGGTTCGGTGGACGGGGCACACGATGTTTATTTGGTGCAGGAGCCCGTTACTGCATCTCCCCTCAACATGGATGCGATTGTTAAGGCCGACCCGGCAGTCCAGAATTTCGAGGAACTTGTCCCGGCAGTGATTCCCGAAAGCCCGGCTACTCTTCAAGCGGGTACAATGAGCCCGTCGACGGGTTCGCTCGCCAATCTGGCTTCCAGCCAAAGTTTTGTCAACTATGCGGGTGATTCCGTTTGGAGTAGTTACGTCAACCAGCCGGCTGCCAATATCATTAATCTCTCCAATGCCCATCAATACGCGACTGGCAAAGGAACGATAGCCATCATTGATACCGGCGTTGATCCCAATCATCCCGTGCTGAAGCGGTGGGTTACAACGGGCTATGATTTCGTGAACAATGTTATGGGGTCTGCATCGGAGTGGGTGGACCTGAGTCAATCCACGGTTGCATTCCTCGATCAGTCCACAGTGGCTTTTCTGGATGGCAGCAATCAAGCCGTCCTCAATCAATCCACGGTTGCTTTCCTGGACCAGTCGACCGTCGCATTTCTCGATACGAACAATCTCCCTGTCGCATTTGGACATGGCACGATGGTGGCCGGGATTGTCCACCTCGTTGCCCCTACGGCGAAGATCATGCCTTTGAAAGCCTTCCGGGCGGATGGAACATCGAACAGCTATGACATTATTCGTGCCATCTACTTTGCCGTCGACCATGGGGCCGATGTCATCAATATGAGTTTCAGTATGGCGAGTCCCTCCACTGAGCTTGTGCGTGCCATCAATTACGCCGCGGATCACGGGGTGATTTGCGTCGCCTCAGCGGGAAATGCGGGATCCGACACGCTTAGCTTTCCAGCCGCATTAAGGAATGTAATCGGCGTCGCCTCCACTGCGTGGAACGATTCGCGCAGTGCATTCTCCAACTATGGCTCTGGTCTGGTGGCCTTGGCAGCGCCGGGCGAAGCGATCGTCACTACTTACCCGGGTAACCACTACGCTGCGGTCTGGGGTACCTCTTTTAGCGCGCCGTTTGTGTCCGGCGCTCCTGCGCTGATCGAACAGCTGTATTCGAACACTTCTTACAACAGCAGCATGAACTCGCTCTCCCATGCGAAGCAACTGACCACCGATCTCGGATTCGGGAGACTCGATCTCTATCAGGCTCTAACGTATCTCCAGAAGAACTGA
- a CDS encoding 3'(2'),5'-bisphosphate nucleotidase CysQ, protein MKLERELQVATSLALQAGEVLWRHQSRQPKVEYRAKGEPVTLADIQADSIIRAGLNTAFPNDAVFSEESADSHARLSCTRVWIVDPLDSTNNFVELGNEYCVSIGLSIQGQAVLGVIYNPARDELFTGYCGRGVLLNGSPVKASEVREVEKARISVSRKEWRRGIVMLSTTLRIEPLSSMAYKLARVAAGMDDGVFSLTPRKEWGTCAGVALVEAAGGRTSLLDGRRIAFNRFNLRQPLGMVAAGSQLHPLLVERVRDLSPAIWDECGGICRKVDDPWTAIPTEQEDPTNEGRDGL, encoded by the coding sequence ATGAAGCTCGAGCGAGAACTTCAGGTCGCCACAAGTCTAGCCTTGCAGGCCGGAGAGGTCCTCTGGCGCCACCAGTCGCGACAACCCAAAGTAGAATACAGGGCAAAGGGGGAGCCGGTCACCCTTGCCGACATCCAGGCGGACAGTATCATCCGCGCCGGACTCAATACCGCCTTTCCCAACGACGCCGTTTTTTCTGAGGAGTCCGCGGACTCCCACGCCAGGCTCTCGTGCACGCGCGTCTGGATTGTTGATCCGCTGGATAGCACCAACAATTTTGTGGAATTGGGCAATGAGTATTGTGTTTCGATTGGCCTGTCGATCCAGGGTCAGGCCGTCCTGGGCGTGATTTACAACCCCGCTCGGGATGAGTTGTTCACTGGGTATTGCGGTCGCGGCGTGCTCCTGAATGGTTCTCCGGTCAAGGCAAGTGAGGTAAGAGAGGTTGAAAAAGCACGCATCTCTGTTTCGAGAAAGGAATGGCGTCGCGGGATCGTGATGTTATCCACCACGCTGCGGATTGAGCCTTTGTCCAGCATGGCCTACAAGCTCGCGCGGGTCGCGGCAGGGATGGACGACGGGGTGTTCTCATTGACCCCGCGAAAGGAGTGGGGGACGTGTGCGGGCGTGGCTTTGGTCGAGGCGGCGGGAGGAAGAACAAGTCTGCTCGACGGACGCAGGATCGCGTTCAACCGATTCAACCTCCGGCAGCCGCTCGGAATGGTCGCAGCCGGTTCGCAATTGCATCCCCTGTTAGTCGAGCGCGTCCGCGACCTCTCTCCCGCTATCTGGGATGAATGCGGCGGAATCTGCCGGAAGGTCGACGACCCTTGGACAGCAATCCCAACTGAGCAAGAAGACCCCACGAACGAGGGGAGGGATGGCCTATGA
- a CDS encoding (2Fe-2S)-binding protein, which translates to MSEMKNPQEPLILPLSRREFIATVGVGVASATVLHPGVTEAEPVAASHAHEPTEGSARRVPISVSVNGTQYELEVEPRWTLATVLRRELGLTGTKIVCDRGECGACSVVRNDQLIYSCMTLAVECDRSRIETIEGIADGEKLHPVQQAFIDNDALQCGYCTPGLVMAVKHLLDHHPHPGLEDVKEACAGNLCRCGTYPNVFKAALEAAQKMKPAQARRAARL; encoded by the coding sequence ATGAGTGAAATGAAGAATCCCCAGGAACCTCTCATCCTCCCCCTGTCCCGCCGTGAGTTCATTGCCACGGTGGGCGTCGGTGTTGCCTCGGCAACCGTGCTTCATCCGGGGGTAACAGAGGCAGAGCCTGTGGCAGCAAGCCATGCCCACGAGCCCACAGAAGGCAGTGCTCGCCGGGTTCCGATTTCAGTGTCGGTCAATGGGACCCAATACGAGCTTGAAGTAGAGCCCCGATGGACGCTGGCGACGGTCCTGCGGCGCGAATTGGGACTGACGGGCACTAAGATTGTCTGCGACCGCGGGGAGTGTGGCGCCTGTTCAGTCGTGCGTAATGACCAGCTTATTTATTCTTGTATGACCCTGGCGGTGGAATGCGATCGTTCCCGGATTGAAACCATCGAGGGCATTGCCGATGGAGAAAAACTGCACCCCGTCCAACAGGCGTTTATCGACAACGACGCGCTCCAATGCGGTTACTGCACCCCCGGCCTGGTAATGGCTGTCAAGCATCTACTCGATCATCATCCGCATCCCGGGCTTGAAGACGTCAAGGAAGCCTGCGCCGGCAATTTGTGCCGGTGCGGAACCTACCCGAATGTCTTTAAGGCCGCGCTGGAGGCAGCTCAGAAGATGAAGCCCGCTCAGGCCCGGAGGGCTGCCAGATTGTAG